The DNA segment CTGTTCTTCAGAGCTTCCATTGAATCATTTATTGTTTTTCTTACAGAGGCAACAAGGTCTGTCAATTCCTCCTTTAAAAGCTTTAATTTGTTTTCGAGTATTCTCATTCAATACCTCCATTATCCAAATTTTCCAGTTAGATACTCCTCTGTTTTTTTATTTTCTGGCACGGTAAACATCTTTTCTGTTGTTCCAAACTCAATGACTTCTCCCATGTAGAAGAAAGCTGTATAATCTGATACTCTTCCAGCTTGAGCAATGTTATGAGTAACAAGGAGTATTGTAACCGTTTCTTTTAATTTTACTATAAGCTCTTCAATTCTCCTTGTAGCTATGGGGTCAAGGGCTGAAGTTGGCTCATCCAGAAGTAGAATCTCTGGATTCATAGCGATTGCCCTTGCAATGCAAAGTCTCTGCTGTTGTCCACCAGAGAGAAATGTTCCCCTTTTGAAGAGAAAATTCTTCACCTCATCCCAGAGACCAACCTTTTCCAAACTCTCCTTAACGATTTTATCCCTCTCCTCTCTTGTAAGTTTTATCCCATTTAATTTATATCCTGCAATAACATTGTCATAGATGCTCATCGTTGGAAAGGGATTTGGTCTTTGAAAAACCATGCCGATTTTCTGTCTCACAACAACAGGATGCATTTCATAGATGTTTTTTCCTCTTAGAAAGATTTTACCCTCCACCTTTGCATTTGGTGTGAGTTCGTGAAGTCTGTTTATACATCTAATAAAGGTTGTTTTTCCACAACCTGATGGACCCATCACTGTAGTTATCTTCTTCTCATAAATTTCCATGTTTATGTTCTTTAAAACATGATTATCGCCGTAGTATGCATTTAGATTCTCTATCCTTAAAATCTTGTTTTCCATCTTGTTCCTAATAACCTCCCCAATATATTCAAAATTAGGACAAATATAACGAGGATAAATGAAGCTCCCCATGCCATTCTCCACCAGTCAGGATAAGGGCTTGAAGAGTACACAAATATTACAAGAGGGATTGCACTCATGGGTTTTAAGATGTTTAGGTTCATGAACTGGTTTCCAAAACTTGTGAAGAGAAGAGGTGCCGTTTCTCCAGCAATTCTGGATATTCCAAGAAGTATCCCCGACATTATACCATTAAATCCTGCAGGAAGAACAACTTTAAGTATTGTCCTGTGATATGGGACACCGAGGGCATACGAAGCCTCCTTCATATCTTCCGGTATTAAATTTAAAACCTCTTCTGTTGTTCTTACAATTATTGGGAGCATCATTATTCCAAGTGCAATTCCACCAGCAAGGGCTGAGAATGTTCCCATAGTTCTTACAAGCCAGATGTAGCCAATTATACCCATTACTATTGAGGGAGTAGATTGGAGTATCTCTGTAAGAGTTCTCACTACATTTGATAGTTTTGTCTCTCTATTTTCTGATAGGTAAACCCCTGTAAATACACCTAAGGGAACCGAGAGAAGTGTTGCAATTCCTACTATAATGGCTGAACCAACTATTGCGTTGGCTATTCCTCCTCCCTCTTCTCCTGTAGGTTTTGGAAGAGAGAAGAAGAAATCCCAATTTATCGCAGATATTCCATTTTTTATAATGTGGAATAATATTAAGAATAGTGGAACAATGGTTATGGTTGAAAGAGCCACTATTGTAAAAAAGAATACCCTATCAAGAAAGATTCTTCCCTTCAGTTTCTTCATTGCTCAACCTCTTTATCACATACCTTCCAAATATATTTATCACCGTTGAGACGAGGAACAGAAGAAGAGCCATCTCA comes from the Caldisericia bacterium genome and includes:
- the pstB gene encoding phosphate ABC transporter ATP-binding protein; this translates as MENKILRIENLNAYYGDNHVLKNINMEIYEKKITTVMGPSGCGKTTFIRCINRLHELTPNAKVEGKIFLRGKNIYEMHPVVVRQKIGMVFQRPNPFPTMSIYDNVIAGYKLNGIKLTREERDKIVKESLEKVGLWDEVKNFLFKRGTFLSGGQQQRLCIARAIAMNPEILLLDEPTSALDPIATRRIEELIVKLKETVTILLVTHNIAQAGRVSDYTAFFYMGEVIEFGTTEKMFTVPENKKTEEYLTGKFG
- the pstA gene encoding phosphate ABC transporter permease PstA produces the protein MKKLKGRIFLDRVFFFTIVALSTITIVPLFLILFHIIKNGISAINWDFFFSLPKPTGEEGGGIANAIVGSAIIVGIATLLSVPLGVFTGVYLSENRETKLSNVVRTLTEILQSTPSIVMGIIGYIWLVRTMGTFSALAGGIALGIMMLPIIVRTTEEVLNLIPEDMKEASYALGVPYHRTILKVVLPAGFNGIMSGILLGISRIAGETAPLLFTSFGNQFMNLNILKPMSAIPLVIFVYSSSPYPDWWRMAWGASFILVIFVLILNILGRLLGTRWKTRF